The genomic segment AAACTGCCCAAGGTGATACAGCTGGTCAGTGAGAAGCAATTCTGATCCTGGACGTGCTCTTTCACTCTCCATTCCCTTCCCTGCACCATATGGACCCTCCAGGTATCCTCCTTCCAGTCCTACTCACCAGGAACTCCCTGAAGCAGGATGTGCACCCCATCCCGGTAGCCCTGCAGAGCTGCGGGGTAGGCTCCTGCCTTCTcatcctgcagggcctgggtgATGAGCTCTGTGGCCTGGCTCAGATAGGGGGGCACAGGTAtgcctttctcctcctgccctcctggctcCCAGGGCTCTTGGTCAAGCCTTTCGGACTCTGCCTCCATCGCTGCCAACTCGCTTACATGGGTAGGACTGGGGCCTGCACTTTCTGCAATCAGACAGAGGAGACTCAGGTCCTCCCTTTCCCAGGGCCTGCTGCCTATCCCCAGACCTCTCCTGCCCATCAGGGTACCAACCTGGGTGGAGGGGAGCAATGCCTGAGCAGCCCAAAGCCACTTTTGCCCAGCAAGCTAGATCTACTGATTGGGAGAATCAAATGCTTCTGCAAACACAGCCTTACCTTCATAATTCTTTCTTTAAGTACATATTAACATTAGCTTGTGAGCTCTGCATCACTGCCACCCTCTTGACTATAGTTGATCTACAAACCCAAGAACTCCCTCAGCAAAGTTTACTGGAGGATGCTAGACCAAGTCTGCCAAGCCAAGGGGGGAAATGCTCCAAGTCTTGGAAGCTTAGAATAACAGATTCAGAGCATCTCAGGGCTTTTTTTAGGTCTTACGATTTCAGCGGAGTCCCCTAATAAAAAGACAGGGAGTGGTAGGTATTCTCacatttcactgaaaaatgttCATTATATCCCCAGGACTGGCAAAGAGGCAAACAAACGTCTTCTCTGCAGTTTACACAAAAGAAGGCTGAAAATTGGTGACTCTTTGGAGAAAAGGCTTTTGAAGGGAAGGCACAGGAGCAGGAGGCACCATGGCACACCTCTGGCCTGGAGATGGAAGGGCAGGCATCTCTCCAACCCATCCAACTGACCCCATGAGGAGACCAGGGCTCTCCTGCAGGAAGGGAACATGACATCTCACTTCCCAGCTGGACCTACAGCCTCCCCTGCATTGCTGATAGAACAGAAGCTCTAATGCGTGGTTTAAGAGTTTGGTATATGTAACAAAGAGAGACGTGCTGGCTCCTTGCCTGGGGAATTCTGACGCTGAAAGGCTTGCTGGAGGTGCCCGCAACAGTACAGCAAGGAGATAAGGCAGCATCTGAACAAACTGCACTTCTAGGATTTGTGGGAGCAAATATCTGTGAGTTTTCCCATGGGCCAAAGAGTGTCTCACGGAGCCGCCTCTGAGGAGTCTAGACTGGCTCCTGCCCAAGCATCGGGGGCTCAGCTGGAGTCAGGTGGGGCATTTGGACGCTTGCCTCCCAGAGGCTGGGTACATCAGTCCCAGGGACACCACCCTGCTTTTCCCTTCAGTTCCAACCCTGGAGCAGTTTGACACTGAGGTCCTGATCTGGATGGGCCCCGGGGGTGAGAGGACTCAAATGCCTGAAACCGATCAAAAAGTCACGTGTCTGATAAGGAGGACACCAGAGGGTGAGGAAGGGAAGCCAACAAAATGGGCTTAAAAAGACTGTTGAGAAATCCAAAGTGGAGTTCTTTCATGATGATCCTGAAGGTGAGATCAGCCACCACAACACTCCAGTTGCAGTTAACAACATAAACTCGCGGACTTTTACTATGAAACGATCCAGTGTCTTAGAACATGGGACAGTCAGGGCCCTGGATCTGAACAAGGACCAGATATCCAGCAGTGTGGGGGCCCATCTCTGGTGCCCCCACATGCCAGCAGCTGCTGCAGGGCCTTCCCCTGCCTCTCTGAGCCAGCCAGGAAACCCCCACCTTGGGCTTCCAATGGAAGGCACCCAAACCTTCCTAGGGCAGTGTGACTCTGCTCATCCCAAAGCTTTCTCAGGGAGAAGATCCTATGATGGGAAGTGGCTCACTTGGCTGCTTATTGTACTGGCATCCAGCTGACCAAGCCCTAAGCCATGAGCCCTGGCACGGAGCCATGGCTCCACGGGAAGGGGCACCTGCTTCCAATCCTCATGGACGCTGCCATCCATTTGCCTGCAGGGAGCACCGTTCTCATTCTTTATGCAGGCTAGTTGGTGGCTCCGCCTGCCTTCTGCCCCAGAGGacttcctgccccagcccccctcTGCTGGTCCCAGCTTGTTACCTTCCTTGGAGAAGGGGTCGAAAAGGGCCAGCTCAGCCTCGGTGAGGTGCCCTTGGGCAGGGGAACCGGACGCCTCCTCGATGCTCCCACAGTTGAAGAGCAGATCCAGGGCCTCCTGCGCAGGGCTGGACGGCGGGGGGTCAGCTAAGGAATAGATTGTTGGGGACAGTCATGCCTGCCGCTACCATTTCCCAGATCCCAAAATTGAATTACTTTCTCGCTAAACCATTGCAGCAACCACAGGCATTGATGAGCCCACTCTCAGAGTTTGTACCCATTTTAGAGATTAAGAAACTATAGcctagagaaggaaaatgatcgATCCAGAGTTCCTCAGCAGGTTAGCAGTGGAAGAGCTGGGATCTTTCTACTAAGCTCACTGAGGAGGGAGTGTGCCCACCCCAACTCCAGCCTTGGCTCCCTCATGTACCTGGCACCTCCAACTCCTCGAGGCCTCTCCTCTCGGCAGGAAGCGGCTGGGGCAACCAGGGCTCCTCTGGCTGCAGCCGGGGCTCATCAGGGGGCGGTGTGGGGATCAGAGGGGGTGGCAGGATGGGCAGGTCCCTGGACACTTCAAAGGGCCGCGTCACCTCCCCGCCCTGCAGGAGAGAAAGACCaatatggggtgggggtgggggtaagtCACAAGGTGCAGCCTGGTGGGCAGGTAGGCCTCCCAGGTGTTGAGGGGATTGGGCAGGTACACATACCTGGAAGAACTCCTTGAGTTGGGGGCTGTTGTTGAGTGCAGGG from the Manis javanica isolate MJ-LG chromosome 11, MJ_LKY, whole genome shotgun sequence genome contains:
- the SNX15 gene encoding sorting nexin-15 isoform X2, which codes for MSRQAKDDFLRHYTVSDPRNHPKGYTEYKVTAQVVVWKRYSDFRKLHGDLAYTHRNLFRRLEEFPAFPRAQVFGRFEASVIEERRKGAEDLLRFTVHIPALNNSPQLKEFFQGGEVTRPFEVSRDLPILPPPLIPTPPPDEPRLQPEEPWLPQPLPAERRGLEELEVPADPPPSSPAQEALDLLFNCGSIEEASGSPAQGHLTEAELALFDPFSKEESAGPSPTHVSELAAMEAESERLDQEPWEPGGQEEKGIPVPPYLSQATELITQALQDEKAGAYPAALQGYRDGVHILLQGVPGDPSPARQEGVKKKAAEYLKRAEEILHLHLSQLPP
- the SNX15 gene encoding sorting nexin-15 isoform X1, whose product is MSRQAKDDFLRHYTVSDPRNHPKGYTEYKVTAQFISKRDPEDVKEVVVWKRYSDFRKLHGDLAYTHRNLFRRLEEFPAFPRAQVFGRFEASVIEERRKGAEDLLRFTVHIPALNNSPQLKEFFQGGEVTRPFEVSRDLPILPPPLIPTPPPDEPRLQPEEPWLPQPLPAERRGLEELEVPADPPPSSPAQEALDLLFNCGSIEEASGSPAQGHLTEAELALFDPFSKEESAGPSPTHVSELAAMEAESERLDQEPWEPGGQEEKGIPVPPYLSQATELITQALQDEKAGAYPAALQGYRDGVHILLQGVPGDPSPARQEGVKKKAAEYLKRAEEILHLHLSQLPP